One window from the genome of Trabulsiella odontotermitis encodes:
- the dolP gene encoding division/outer membrane stress-associated lipid-binding lipoprotein: MKVFSPLAVLITALLLQGCVAAAVVGTAAVGTKAATDPRTVGTQVDDGTLELRVNSALSKDEQLKKEARINVTAYQGKVLLVGQAPNTELASRAKQIAMGVDGATEVFNEIRQGAPVSIGTASSDTWITTKVRSQLLSSDQVKSSNVKVTTENGEVFLMGLVTDREGKAAADIASRVSGVKHVTTAFTYLK, encoded by the coding sequence GTGAAGGTATTTTCGCCCCTCGCAGTCCTTATTACCGCGCTGCTGCTTCAGGGATGCGTTGCTGCAGCCGTTGTCGGCACTGCAGCCGTTGGCACCAAAGCCGCCACCGACCCGCGTACCGTAGGCACGCAGGTGGACGATGGCACGCTGGAACTTCGCGTCAACAGCGCCCTGTCAAAAGATGAACAACTGAAGAAAGAAGCCCGTATTAACGTTACGGCGTATCAGGGCAAAGTGCTGCTGGTCGGCCAGGCGCCGAATACCGAACTCGCCTCGCGCGCCAAACAAATCGCCATGGGCGTGGACGGCGCAACGGAAGTGTTTAACGAAATCCGTCAGGGCGCGCCCGTCAGCATCGGCACTGCGTCTTCGGATACCTGGATCACCACCAAAGTCCGCTCTCAGTTGCTGAGCAGCGATCAGGTGAAATCCTCTAACGTGAAAGTGACGACGGAAAACGGCGAAGTGTTCCTGATGGGTCTGGTGACCGATCGTGAAGGGAAAGCCGCCGCCGATATCGCGAGCCGTGTGAGTGGTGTTAAGCACGTCACCACGGCGTTCACCTACCTGAAGTAA
- a CDS encoding permease, with amino-acid sequence MAGQSSSQAATPFQWWKPALFFLVVIVGLWYVKWQPYYGKAFTAAETHSIGKSILAQADSNPLRAAWDYALVYFLAVWKAAVLGVVLGSLIQVLIPRDWLLRTLGQSRFRGTLLGTLFSLPGMMCTCCAAPVAAGMRRQQVSMGGALAFWMGNPLLNPATLVFMGFVLGWQFTLIRFVAGLATVLVVATLVQIWVKETAQQPSPVALEVTQPQGSFLSRWLNALWSLFWNTIPVYILAVLVLGAARVWLFPHADGLVSNTLFWVVAMAIAGCLFVIPTAAEIPIVQTMMLAGMGTAPALALLITLPAVSVPSLIMLRKAFPAKALWLTGTLVALCGAVVGGIALL; translated from the coding sequence ATGGCTGGTCAGTCTTCATCTCAGGCGGCGACACCGTTTCAGTGGTGGAAACCCGCACTCTTTTTTCTCGTCGTTATCGTTGGTCTCTGGTATGTGAAATGGCAACCGTATTACGGCAAAGCCTTCACCGCCGCCGAAACGCACAGCATCGGTAAATCCATTCTTGCTCAGGCGGATAGCAATCCGCTCCGCGCTGCGTGGGATTACGCGCTGGTCTATTTTCTTGCTGTCTGGAAAGCCGCGGTGCTGGGCGTTGTTCTCGGCTCATTAATTCAGGTGTTGATCCCCCGTGACTGGCTGCTGCGCACGCTGGGGCAGAGCCGTTTTCGCGGCACGCTGCTGGGGACGCTGTTTTCCCTGCCGGGCATGATGTGCACCTGTTGCGCCGCGCCGGTGGCGGCCGGAATGCGTCGTCAGCAGGTGTCGATGGGCGGCGCGCTGGCGTTCTGGATGGGTAACCCGTTGCTTAACCCGGCAACGCTGGTGTTTATGGGTTTTGTTCTCGGCTGGCAGTTTACCCTTATCCGCTTTGTGGCCGGGCTGGCGACAGTGCTGGTGGTGGCGACGCTGGTGCAAATATGGGTGAAAGAGACCGCGCAACAACCTTCGCCGGTAGCGCTGGAAGTGACGCAACCGCAGGGTAGCTTCCTGTCCCGCTGGCTGAACGCGCTGTGGTCGCTGTTCTGGAATACCATCCCGGTTTACATTCTGGCGGTGCTGGTTCTCGGTGCGGCTCGCGTCTGGCTGTTCCCGCATGCGGATGGCTTAGTCAGCAACACGCTGTTCTGGGTGGTGGCGATGGCGATTGCCGGTTGTCTGTTCGTGATCCCAACGGCGGCGGAAATCCCTATCGTACAAACGATGATGCTCGCCGGTATGGGCACCGCACCTGCGCTGGCATTGCTGATTACGCTGCCGGCCGTGAGCGTGCCGTCGCTGATTATGCTGCGAAAAGCCTTCCCGGCGAAAGCGTTGTGGCTGACCGGTACGCTGGTGGCCCTGTGTGGCGCCGTGGTGGGGGGAATTGCGTTACTGTAA
- a CDS encoding NAD(P)H-binding protein produces the protein MSQVLITGATGLVGGHLLRMLIQEPRISAIAAPTRRPLSDVPGVFNPHDPQLTDALAQVTDPVDIVFCCLGTTRREAGSKEAFVHADYTLVVDTALTGLRLGAKHMLVVSSMGANAHSPFFYNRVKGEMEAALMAQAWERLTIVRPSMLLGERSKHRLNESLLAPLFSLLPGNWKSIAARDVASAMLREALSPAQEGVNIISSAKLREIAENEA, from the coding sequence ATGAGTCAGGTTCTTATCACCGGCGCCACCGGTTTGGTTGGTGGGCACTTACTGCGGATGTTGATTCAGGAGCCACGCATCAGCGCTATCGCGGCGCCGACGCGTCGCCCGTTGAGTGATGTGCCTGGCGTGTTCAATCCCCACGATCCTCAGCTCACCGACGCGCTCGCACAGGTGACTGATCCTGTCGATATCGTTTTTTGCTGTCTGGGCACCACCCGCCGTGAAGCGGGCAGTAAAGAGGCGTTTGTGCATGCCGATTACACCCTGGTGGTGGATACCGCGCTGACCGGTCTGCGGCTGGGGGCGAAGCATATGCTGGTGGTCAGTTCGATGGGGGCGAATGCGCATTCTCCCTTTTTCTACAACCGCGTGAAGGGCGAAATGGAAGCGGCGCTGATGGCGCAGGCATGGGAACGACTCACGATTGTGCGTCCGTCGATGCTGCTTGGCGAAAGATCAAAACACCGTCTGAACGAGTCGTTGCTGGCGCCGCTGTTCTCGCTGTTGCCGGGAAACTGGAAGTCGATTGCCGCCAGAGATGTGGCAAGCGCGATGCTACGCGAAGCGCTCTCGCCTGCTCAGGAAGGAGTAAACATCATCTCCTCCGCAAAACTGCGTGAAATTGCCGAAAACGAGGCGTAA
- a CDS encoding YhbP family protein, protein METPDVISRWLMKQHVVTWCVANAGDLWCANAFYLYDPQNVAFYLLTEDNTRHAQMSGNNAPVAGTVNGQPKTVALIRGVQFKGEIRRLEGDESEAARARYNRRFPIARAMSAPVWEIRVDELKFTDNTLGFGKKIHWLRQE, encoded by the coding sequence ATGGAAACTCCTGATGTCATCAGTCGCTGGCTGATGAAACAACATGTCGTGACGTGGTGCGTTGCAAACGCAGGCGATCTCTGGTGCGCCAATGCCTTTTATCTCTATGACCCGCAAAATGTAGCGTTTTATCTGCTCACTGAGGATAACACCCGGCACGCGCAGATGTCGGGCAACAACGCCCCGGTAGCGGGAACTGTCAACGGCCAGCCGAAAACCGTGGCGCTGATCCGCGGCGTACAGTTTAAGGGTGAAATCCGGCGGCTTGAGGGTGACGAAAGCGAGGCTGCGCGCGCGCGTTACAACCGGCGGTTTCCGATCGCCAGAGCGATGTCGGCGCCGGTGTGGGAAATCCGTGTCGATGAGCTAAAATTCACTGACAATACGCTGGGGTTTGGTAAAAAAATCCACTGGTTGCGTCAGGAGTAA
- a CDS encoding GIY-YIG nuclease family protein: protein MLMCLHLNILTSSIVRWFLYLIRTADNHLYTGITTDVERRFLQHQCGKGAKALRGKGELRLAFSGEVGERSLALRLEYQIKQLTKRQKERLVAGDGTFETLLASLQTSVLKSD, encoded by the coding sequence GTGCTAATGTGCCTTCACCTTAACATACTGACATCTTCAATCGTGCGCTGGTTTCTCTATCTGATTCGTACCGCTGACAATCATCTCTACACCGGGATCACTACCGATGTTGAACGACGTTTTCTGCAGCATCAATGCGGGAAAGGGGCGAAAGCGTTACGCGGGAAAGGTGAGCTGCGGCTGGCGTTCTCTGGCGAGGTTGGCGAACGCTCACTTGCACTACGGCTGGAGTATCAGATCAAACAGCTCACAAAGCGCCAGAAAGAGCGCCTCGTGGCCGGAGACGGGACGTTTGAGACTCTGCTGGCGAGCCTGCAAACGTCAGTGCTTAAAAGCGATTGA
- a CDS encoding GNAT family N-acetyltransferase, protein MLIRVEIGIDAPGIDALLRRSFNRDDEATLVHDLREDGLVTLGLVATDDDGQVIGYVAFSPVTVNDDDLQWVGLAPLAVDEQYRGQGLARQLVYEGLDSLNEFGYAAVVALGEPALYKKLGFELAAQHDLRCRWPETQDAFFVHRLADDALNGVHGLVEYHDHFNRF, encoded by the coding sequence ATGCTGATTCGAGTTGAAATTGGAATCGATGCCCCGGGGATAGACGCTCTGCTGCGCCGTTCATTTAACCGCGATGACGAAGCAACACTGGTGCATGATCTGCGGGAAGATGGTCTGGTGACGCTGGGTTTAGTGGCGACCGACGACGACGGGCAGGTGATTGGCTACGTCGCCTTCAGCCCGGTTACCGTGAACGACGATGATCTGCAATGGGTGGGTCTGGCGCCGCTGGCTGTCGATGAACAATACCGCGGACAGGGCCTGGCGCGGCAACTGGTCTATGAGGGACTGGACTCACTCAATGAGTTTGGTTACGCCGCCGTGGTGGCGTTGGGCGAACCGGCGCTATACAAAAAACTCGGGTTTGAGCTGGCGGCACAGCATGATCTGCGTTGTCGCTGGCCGGAAACGCAGGACGCATTCTTCGTCCACCGTCTCGCGGATGACGCCCTGAATGGCGTTCACGGTCTCGTCGAGTATCACGACCATTTCAATCGCTTTTAA
- the ubiT gene encoding ubiquinone anaerobic biosynthesis accessory factor UbiT has translation MLDKLRSRLVHLGPSLMSVPVKLTPFALKRQVLEQVLSWQFRQALADGELDFLEGRWLKIAVRDIDLTWFTTVENDRLVVSQSAEADVSFSADASDLLMIAARKQDPDTLFFQRRLVIEGDTELGLYVKNLMDAIELEQMPKALRIMLLQLADFVEAGLKSEPATKHTSVGESC, from the coding sequence GTGTTGGATAAACTGCGTTCACGCCTGGTGCACTTAGGTCCGTCTCTGATGAGCGTGCCGGTTAAACTGACGCCATTTGCCCTTAAGCGTCAGGTACTGGAGCAGGTCTTAAGCTGGCAATTCCGCCAGGCGCTGGCCGACGGGGAACTGGATTTCCTTGAAGGGCGCTGGTTAAAAATAGCGGTGCGTGATATCGATCTGACGTGGTTCACCACCGTAGAAAACGACCGTCTGGTCGTAAGCCAGTCTGCGGAGGCAGATGTCAGTTTTAGCGCGGATGCCAGCGATTTGCTGATGATTGCCGCGCGCAAACAGGACCCGGATACGCTCTTTTTCCAGCGTCGCTTAGTGATTGAAGGCGATACGGAACTGGGGTTGTATGTCAAAAACCTGATGGACGCCATTGAGCTTGAGCAGATGCCGAAAGCGCTGCGCATCATGCTGCTGCAACTGGCGGACTTTGTTGAGGCTGGGCTGAAAAGCGAGCCGGCAACCAAACACACATCGGTAGGTGAGTCATGCTGA
- the ubiU gene encoding ubiquinone anaerobic biosynthesis protein UbiU encodes MELLCPAGNLPALKAAIENGADAVYIGLKDDTNARHFAGLNFTEKKLQEAVSFVHQHHRKLHIAINTFAHPDGYARWQRAVDMAAQLGADALILADLAMLEYAAERYPHIERHVSVQASATNEEAIRFYHRHFDVARVVLPRVLSIHQVKQLARATPVPLEVFAFGSLCIMAEGRCYLSSYLTGESPNTVGACSPARFVRWQQTSQGLESRLNEVLIDRYQDGENAGYPTLCKGRYLVDGERYHALEEPTSLNTLELLPELLAANIASVKIEGRQRSPAYVSQVAKVWRQAIDRCKADPQNFVPQAAWMDTLGAMSEGSQTTLGAYHRKWQ; translated from the coding sequence ATGGAGCTGCTCTGCCCTGCCGGAAACCTCCCGGCGCTTAAGGCGGCCATTGAAAACGGCGCGGATGCTGTTTATATCGGGCTCAAGGACGACACCAACGCCCGACATTTTGCCGGCCTTAACTTCACCGAAAAAAAGCTGCAGGAAGCGGTCAGCTTTGTGCATCAGCATCATCGTAAACTGCATATCGCCATCAATACCTTCGCACACCCGGACGGCTACGCCCGCTGGCAGCGCGCGGTGGATATGGCGGCGCAGCTGGGCGCGGACGCCCTGATCTTAGCTGATCTCGCCATGCTGGAATATGCCGCAGAGCGTTATCCGCATATCGAACGCCACGTCTCCGTTCAGGCCTCCGCCACCAACGAAGAGGCGATTCGCTTTTATCACCGTCATTTCGACGTAGCGCGCGTGGTGTTGCCGCGCGTGCTCTCTATTCATCAGGTTAAGCAACTCGCGCGGGCAACGCCAGTGCCGCTGGAAGTCTTCGCCTTTGGCAGCCTGTGCATCATGGCCGAAGGGCGCTGCTATCTGTCGTCCTATTTAACCGGCGAATCGCCCAATACCGTTGGCGCCTGCTCTCCTGCCCGCTTTGTGCGCTGGCAGCAGACGTCGCAGGGCCTGGAATCCCGTCTTAACGAAGTGCTGATCGACCGTTATCAGGACGGAGAAAATGCCGGTTACCCGACGCTGTGCAAAGGGCGCTATCTGGTTGACGGCGAGCGCTATCACGCGCTGGAAGAACCGACCAGCCTCAACACGCTTGAGCTGCTGCCGGAGTTACTGGCGGCGAATATCGCCTCGGTGAAAATCGAAGGTCGTCAGCGCAGCCCGGCGTATGTCAGCCAGGTGGCGAAAGTGTGGCGTCAGGCGATCGATCGCTGTAAAGCCGATCCGCAGAATTTCGTCCCGCAGGCCGCCTGGATGGACACGCTCGGCGCCATGTCTGAGGGCAGCCAGACGACGCTTGGCGCTTATCACCGCAAATGGCAGTAG
- a CDS encoding U32 family peptidase, with amino-acid sequence MKYSLGPVLYYWPKETLESFYQQAANSSAEVIYLGETVCSKRRATKVGDWIDMAKSLATSGKQVVLSTLALVQASSELSELKRYVDNGDFLLEASDLGVVNLCAERKLPFVASHALNCYNAVTLRLLLKQGMVRWCMPVELSRDWLANLLNQCDELGIRHQFEVEVLSYGHLPLAYSARCFTARSEDRPKDECETCCIKYPNGRNVLSQENQQVFVLNGIQTMSGYVYNLGNELASMKGLVDIVRLSPLGSETFAMLDAFRANENGAAPLALAPLSDCNGYWKRLAGLELQA; translated from the coding sequence ATGAAATATTCATTAGGGCCAGTGCTTTACTACTGGCCGAAAGAGACGCTGGAATCGTTCTACCAGCAAGCGGCGAACAGCAGCGCGGAAGTCATCTACCTCGGCGAAACGGTTTGCAGCAAGCGCCGCGCCACCAAAGTCGGCGACTGGATAGACATGGCGAAGAGTCTTGCCACCAGTGGCAAGCAGGTGGTGCTGTCGACACTGGCGCTGGTACAGGCATCGTCAGAGCTGAGCGAACTGAAGCGTTACGTCGACAACGGCGATTTCCTGCTGGAAGCGAGCGATCTCGGCGTGGTAAATCTGTGCGCCGAGCGCAAACTGCCTTTTGTCGCCAGCCATGCGCTGAACTGTTATAACGCGGTCACCCTGCGCCTGCTGCTCAAGCAGGGAATGGTGCGCTGGTGCATGCCGGTTGAACTCTCCCGCGACTGGCTGGCGAATCTGCTGAATCAGTGCGATGAGCTGGGTATTCGTCATCAGTTCGAGGTTGAAGTGCTGAGCTACGGCCATCTGCCGCTGGCATATTCCGCCCGTTGCTTTACGGCGCGCTCTGAAGATCGCCCGAAAGACGAATGCGAAACCTGCTGCATTAAATACCCGAACGGGCGCAACGTGCTGTCACAGGAAAACCAGCAGGTGTTCGTGCTGAACGGCATTCAGACTATGAGCGGTTATGTCTACAATCTCGGCAATGAATTAGCCTCGATGAAAGGTCTGGTGGATATTGTTCGTCTTTCGCCACTGGGCAGCGAGACATTCGCGATGCTGGACGCCTTCCGCGCCAATGAAAATGGCGCCGCGCCGCTCGCGTTGGCCCCACTCAGCGACTGTAACGGCTACTGGAAACGCCTTGCCGGTCTGGAGCTGCAGGCCTGA